One Persicobacter psychrovividus DNA window includes the following coding sequences:
- a CDS encoding efflux RND transporter periplasmic adaptor subunit, which yields MSFFSNILRPKVLLIILGVVLLSLFGLHKAGVIGSDEGVVVELGMVRLGDLTEVVSASGMIQPVVEVNISPEVSGEIIKLNIQEGDSVKSGALLARIRPDNFISAVDRARAAYNQQQANLAVAKSNLAKGKANFVRAEQEYKRQQQLKKDEVVSVADFQRAEAEFLAAKEDLAAAEENVKASNYIVKSSRASLAEAQENLRLTNIVAPMDGKVTKLSVEKGERVVGTQTMAGTEMMRIADLSAMEARVDVNENDIIRVHKGDTAIINVDSYAYLNKKFTGVVTSIANTAKDKASADAITEFEVKIRVLNSSYADLLEEQNGFPFRPGMTASVEIKTKTRKDAVMAPLSAVTTRSVADSLKHGGVGRSDKEIEEVVFIKDGDVAKKVPVKTGISNFDFIEITEGLNSGDELITGPYQIISRNLNDGDKVRVAEKEEE from the coding sequence ATGAGTTTTTTTAGTAATATACTTCGCCCAAAGGTGTTGTTGATTATCCTTGGGGTAGTCCTTCTTTCCTTGTTTGGCTTGCATAAAGCTGGCGTGATCGGTTCCGATGAAGGGGTCGTTGTAGAGTTAGGTATGGTCCGATTGGGAGACCTTACGGAGGTGGTGAGTGCTTCGGGAATGATTCAGCCCGTGGTTGAAGTGAACATTTCGCCAGAGGTTTCTGGGGAGATTATCAAATTGAATATTCAGGAAGGGGATTCTGTAAAAAGTGGTGCACTATTGGCAAGAATTCGCCCTGACAATTTTATTTCAGCAGTGGACCGTGCGCGTGCGGCCTATAACCAGCAACAGGCGAACCTCGCCGTGGCCAAGTCTAACCTTGCCAAGGGCAAAGCTAATTTTGTTCGGGCGGAACAGGAGTACAAACGTCAGCAACAGCTGAAAAAGGACGAAGTGGTTTCTGTTGCAGATTTCCAGCGTGCCGAAGCGGAATTTCTTGCTGCTAAAGAGGATTTGGCGGCAGCGGAGGAGAATGTAAAGGCCTCCAATTATATTGTTAAATCATCGAGAGCTTCTTTGGCGGAGGCTCAGGAAAATTTGCGCCTGACGAACATTGTGGCGCCGATGGATGGCAAGGTTACGAAGCTGAGCGTTGAAAAAGGTGAACGGGTTGTAGGGACACAAACTATGGCAGGTACTGAAATGATGCGTATAGCGGACCTTTCAGCGATGGAAGCCAGAGTGGATGTGAATGAGAATGATATCATCAGGGTGCATAAAGGCGATACGGCTATTATTAATGTTGATTCTTATGCTTATTTAAATAAGAAATTTACGGGTGTGGTAACCTCGATTGCCAACACAGCAAAAGATAAGGCCTCAGCAGATGCTATTACGGAGTTTGAGGTAAAAATCCGTGTATTGAATTCCTCCTATGCTGATTTGTTGGAGGAGCAAAACGGTTTCCCTTTCCGTCCAGGAATGACGGCCAGTGTTGAGATAAAAACCAAAACTCGGAAAGATGCTGTGATGGCACCGCTTTCAGCAGTAACCACCCGTTCGGTTGCCGACAGCCTGAAGCACGGTGGCGTTGGTCGTTCGGATAAGGAAATTGAGGAAGTGGTGTTCATTAAAGATGGTGATGTGGCGAAGAAAGTGCCTGTGAAGACGGGTATTTCCAATTTCGATTTCATTGAAATCACCGAAGGGTTAAACTCTGGCGATGAATTAATCACGGGTCCTTATCAGATTATTTCCCGTAACCTAAACGATGGCGACAAGGTTCGTGTAGCGGAAAAGGAGGAAGAGTAA
- a CDS encoding TolC family protein, with amino-acid sequence MNWKHLPIFFLLSLPCMTVQAQQPADGGWDLLACIEYAKSNSLVVSQQKLNKQESEINLKQARASRFPTISGGGRYGNSWGRSIDRTTNLFVNQRIQTNGVFANANMPIFAGMQVNNNINQANTETNIAEKDLEKSLNDVMLQVTQSYMNVIFNKELLANAKDKVATTEKQVDQLEKQYNAGAVAKTELLQMQSTLASNEAEQIQQENNLRFALLQLQQNMQKPVSTDFDIVVPDINPDKYPWINQTVEQVYAMALQTQPEIQAAEERETSALYAMRMAKGALLPSLSLSASTFTNYSDQNLVPIGDEVEVIARSSSIFLDQAGNQPVYQKFSIPSGEFQTVGWTKQYSDNWSNELLLNLSIPIFEGFKRTGDYQRAKIQQNRAALNAVQTKNELRQSIEQAYNDAYSAVKTYDAAQKSVIALEENLRAVQSRFDAGSANSVEFQIASNSLFAANTELVRAKYDYVFKLKLLEFYTGQPITL; translated from the coding sequence ATGAACTGGAAACATCTGCCTATCTTTTTTTTGCTCAGCCTGCCCTGCATGACTGTTCAAGCGCAGCAACCTGCCGACGGTGGCTGGGATCTTTTGGCGTGTATTGAATACGCCAAGAGCAATAGCCTTGTGGTCAGTCAGCAAAAACTGAACAAGCAAGAGTCAGAAATTAACCTGAAGCAGGCACGGGCGAGTCGCTTTCCGACCATTTCAGGGGGGGGGCGTTATGGTAATTCCTGGGGGCGCTCCATTGACCGAACCACGAACCTTTTTGTGAATCAGCGGATTCAGACCAATGGGGTTTTTGCCAACGCCAATATGCCAATTTTTGCAGGCATGCAGGTTAATAATAACATCAATCAGGCAAATACAGAAACCAATATTGCAGAGAAAGACCTTGAAAAGTCACTCAATGATGTCATGCTTCAGGTAACACAAAGTTACATGAATGTGATTTTCAATAAAGAGCTGTTGGCCAATGCCAAGGATAAAGTGGCCACCACTGAAAAGCAGGTAGATCAGCTCGAAAAGCAATACAATGCTGGTGCGGTGGCAAAAACGGAACTGCTACAGATGCAATCCACTTTGGCGTCCAATGAGGCGGAACAAATTCAGCAGGAAAACAACCTGCGTTTTGCTTTGCTTCAGTTGCAGCAGAATATGCAAAAACCTGTCTCCACAGATTTCGATATTGTTGTGCCAGACATCAATCCTGACAAATACCCGTGGATTAATCAAACGGTGGAGCAAGTATATGCTATGGCATTGCAGACGCAGCCAGAAATTCAGGCGGCTGAAGAGCGCGAAACCAGTGCTTTATATGCCATGAGAATGGCCAAAGGGGCATTATTACCGAGTTTATCACTTTCAGCAAGTACCTTTACCAACTACTCGGATCAGAATTTGGTGCCAATTGGGGATGAGGTAGAGGTAATTGCCCGGTCTTCCTCCATCTTTTTGGATCAGGCGGGAAATCAGCCCGTATACCAAAAGTTTTCCATTCCTTCAGGGGAGTTTCAGACCGTCGGCTGGACCAAACAATATTCAGATAACTGGTCGAATGAATTACTGCTGAACCTGAGCATTCCTATTTTTGAGGGCTTTAAACGCACAGGTGATTATCAGCGTGCAAAAATCCAACAAAACAGGGCGGCGCTTAATGCTGTACAGACGAAAAATGAACTTCGCCAGAGCATTGAGCAAGCTTATAACGATGCCTATTCTGCCGTGAAAACCTACGATGCGGCACAGAAATCTGTGATTGCTCTTGAAGAAAACCTTCGTGCGGTACAATCGCGTTTCGATGCAGGAAGCGCCAATAGCGTAGAATTTCAGATTGCCTCCAACAGCCTTTTTGCAGCCAATACGGAATTGGTGCGGGCGAAATATGATTATGTTTTCAAGCTGAAATTATTGGAATTCTATACGGGTCAGCCCATCACTTTGTAA
- the sdaAB gene encoding L-serine ammonia-lyase, iron-sulfur-dependent subunit beta produces the protein MAERSSVFDMIGPVMIGPSSSHTAGVVRIARAAIRILGAQPEHAEITFYNSFARTYEGHGSDRAILAGLLDFHTDDKRIKTAFEHAEEAGMAYEFKSVGNASTMHPNTIKLRLKAQDNVVEVIGESRGGGVIRIAEVNGFSANFSANLHTLIILADDRPGSIAFISNILSHDNCNIANMTVSRRGKSDLACQVIEMDSPLRPLTTQYIDSLSWVKHILYVPIIE, from the coding sequence ATGGCAGAGAGAAGCAGCGTTTTCGATATGATTGGTCCAGTGATGATCGGCCCATCGAGCAGTCACACTGCGGGTGTTGTTAGGATTGCCCGTGCGGCCATCAGAATTTTGGGTGCTCAGCCTGAACATGCTGAGATTACTTTTTATAATTCATTTGCCCGAACCTATGAGGGGCACGGTTCTGACCGCGCAATATTGGCAGGTTTGCTGGATTTTCATACGGATGACAAGCGTATCAAGACCGCCTTTGAGCATGCCGAGGAAGCGGGAATGGCCTATGAGTTTAAGTCCGTGGGAAATGCTTCGACCATGCACCCAAACACCATTAAGTTGCGCCTGAAGGCTCAGGATAATGTAGTGGAAGTGATCGGTGAAAGTCGCGGTGGCGGTGTGATCCGTATTGCGGAAGTGAATGGCTTCTCAGCGAATTTCTCAGCCAACTTGCATACTTTGATTATCCTTGCGGATGATCGTCCGGGATCGATTGCCTTTATCTCAAATATTTTATCTCATGATAATTGCAATATTGCCAACATGACGGTATCGCGCAGAGGGAAGTCGGATTTGGCCTGCCAGGTGATTGAGATGGATTCCCCGCTGCGCCCTTTAACAACGCAATATATCGATAGCCTAAGCTGGGTAAAGCACATTTTGTATGTGCCGATTATTGAATAA
- a CDS encoding aminotransferase class IV, translating to MKVNFDGHILDATAVKISSNDRGFQYADGIFETIILKDAKIQYLPYHLQRLKKGLHALKLANSSTKEPIEWEEKILELAKINRMSDSRIKIFVWRQQGGLYTPTGTDFHYLITSREYHPAKPQALKNVGICKSLFLSPSPFSSCKTMNALSYVMAGIEKRENEWEEIILCDRRGHLSEAGSANLFWKKGNEFFTPSLNTGCIAGVRRAALIEELEEQGYTVNRGEYSLLHLEKASHLWKTNVTGMVPIAQLEHLLFEETLPEEVAILQNHYNQVK from the coding sequence ATGAAGGTAAATTTTGATGGTCATATTCTCGATGCCACTGCGGTAAAAATATCATCCAACGATCGTGGCTTTCAGTACGCTGATGGGATCTTTGAAACAATCATCCTTAAAGATGCCAAAATCCAATACTTACCATATCACCTTCAAAGACTAAAAAAGGGCCTTCATGCCTTGAAATTAGCAAATTCCTCCACAAAAGAACCCATTGAGTGGGAAGAAAAAATCCTGGAATTGGCAAAAATCAACAGAATGTCGGATTCGAGGATAAAAATTTTCGTTTGGCGACAACAGGGTGGGCTCTACACCCCCACAGGCACGGATTTTCATTACCTGATCACCAGCCGAGAATATCACCCAGCCAAGCCTCAGGCACTGAAAAATGTCGGCATTTGTAAAAGTTTATTTTTGAGTCCCTCCCCTTTCTCTTCCTGCAAAACAATGAATGCGCTCAGCTACGTGATGGCTGGCATTGAAAAACGGGAAAACGAATGGGAAGAGATTATTCTTTGCGATCGCAGAGGCCACCTTTCCGAAGCCGGAAGCGCAAATTTATTCTGGAAAAAGGGGAATGAGTTTTTCACGCCCTCCCTGAACACAGGTTGCATAGCGGGTGTCAGGCGGGCAGCACTTATTGAAGAACTTGAGGAGCAAGGCTACACCGTAAACCGCGGAGAATATTCGCTGCTTCATCTTGAAAAAGCTTCCCACCTATGGAAAACAAATGTGACGGGCATGGTCCCGATTGCACAATTAGAACATCTTTTATTTGAAGAAACCTTACCCGAGGAGGTGGCAATATTGCAAAATCATTATAATCAGGTGAAATGA
- a CDS encoding M1 family metallopeptidase: MSKNILTVFMLIFFVGASHRTWAQTDIDVLHYRFDILVNSINDSIQGTAQVHFLARENKSNFTLDLVGQSEDGGMLVDQVSAGGRQVDFSQDLDQLMIESAISKGDTATVTIKYAGVPKDGLIISQNRHGHKTFFGDNWPVRAKNYLPVMDRPDDKASVDWYITAPEYMSVVANGKLVSSQWHGGMYKDWHYREATPIPTKVMVFGAAKLASWEIDGQGIPMKGFAYAEDSAKMHGALRVTNKVMDFFSEYIGPYPFEALWQVQSTTRYGGMENAGNIFYDENAVDDPKKMETLVAHEIAHQWFGNTVTEASWNDLWLSEGFATYFTAMYLEHEYGTAALNEYMGQARERLLAFKAKFPSKVVRPGGNPDPSKLLNAYSYQKGAWVLHMLRQEIGDAAFHAGIQKYYNTYKGKNASTADFERVMQSTTKRNLKGFFQHWLETPLLPRLSYTVAYDKEHKETIVTVKQHQDKLVKIKIEFMAITFEGDKIYFSRDLDQLEQTFRLQTGEQVNAIKLDPNDQILFLVGDN, from the coding sequence ATGAGCAAAAATATTTTGACCGTTTTTATGTTGATCTTTTTCGTGGGGGCAAGTCATCGGACTTGGGCACAAACGGATATCGATGTTTTACATTATCGTTTTGACATTTTGGTCAATAGTATCAATGATAGCATTCAAGGAACGGCGCAGGTACATTTTCTGGCACGTGAAAATAAAAGTAACTTCACCCTTGACCTTGTGGGGCAATCTGAAGACGGTGGAATGCTCGTTGATCAGGTGAGTGCAGGCGGTCGGCAGGTAGACTTCAGTCAGGATCTTGATCAGTTGATGATCGAAAGTGCAATATCGAAAGGCGATACCGCTACGGTGACCATTAAATATGCAGGTGTTCCCAAAGACGGGTTGATTATCAGCCAAAATAGACATGGCCATAAGACCTTTTTTGGAGATAACTGGCCTGTTAGGGCGAAGAACTATCTGCCAGTAATGGATCGGCCTGATGATAAGGCCTCGGTAGATTGGTATATTACCGCCCCAGAATATATGTCGGTTGTTGCCAATGGAAAGTTGGTGTCCTCACAGTGGCATGGGGGAATGTACAAAGACTGGCATTATCGTGAAGCCACGCCTATCCCGACGAAGGTGATGGTTTTTGGTGCCGCTAAATTGGCTTCCTGGGAGATTGATGGGCAGGGGATTCCGATGAAAGGATTTGCTTATGCTGAGGATTCTGCGAAAATGCATGGGGCGCTGAGAGTCACCAATAAAGTCATGGATTTTTTCAGTGAATACATCGGACCATATCCTTTCGAGGCATTGTGGCAGGTGCAGTCTACCACTCGCTACGGAGGAATGGAGAATGCGGGAAACATCTTTTATGATGAAAATGCGGTGGACGATCCTAAAAAAATGGAAACGTTGGTCGCTCATGAGATCGCTCATCAGTGGTTTGGAAATACCGTTACGGAAGCAAGCTGGAATGATTTGTGGTTGTCGGAGGGTTTTGCTACTTACTTTACAGCCATGTACTTGGAGCATGAGTACGGTACTGCTGCGCTGAATGAATATATGGGGCAGGCAAGGGAGCGCTTGTTGGCCTTTAAGGCTAAGTTTCCGTCGAAGGTGGTTCGTCCTGGAGGGAATCCTGATCCCTCAAAACTATTGAATGCTTATTCATATCAGAAGGGAGCGTGGGTTTTGCATATGCTTCGTCAGGAGATTGGTGATGCCGCCTTTCATGCAGGAATACAAAAATATTACAATACCTACAAAGGGAAAAATGCTTCAACTGCTGATTTTGAGCGAGTAATGCAGTCAACGACCAAGCGTAATTTGAAAGGATTTTTTCAGCATTGGCTGGAAACGCCTTTATTGCCCCGACTGAGTTATACCGTTGCTTATGATAAAGAACATAAGGAAACGATCGTTACAGTGAAGCAGCATCAGGATAAGCTGGTGAAGATCAAAATCGAATTTATGGCGATCACTTTTGAAGGGGATAAAATTTATTTTTCCCGTGATTTAGATCAGCTGGAACAGACATTCCGCTTGCAAACAGGAGAGCAGGTGAATGCGATAAAGCTCGATCCTAATGATCAGATCCTGTTTTTGGTAGGCGATAATTAA
- the miaA gene encoding tRNA (adenosine(37)-N6)-dimethylallyltransferase MiaA has translation MRNELITIIGPTASGKTAHAVALAQALNGEIISGDSRQIYRKMDIGTGKDLAEYGDVAHHLIDIRDAGYRYNLSEFQKDFHAAFQQIISRAKLPILCGGTGLYIQTILEGNENTIVSVDAQWRQQSEALTDEALTDLLKGVGAPAYFSDWGHRKRTIRAIEIARFFQQHNAQELPTWVKPLPLEKQLLVGIDIHRDLRRKKITLRLQKRLEEGMIEEVQSLLEQVPAEDLIYYGLEYKLITEHLLGDLSYEEMFMSLEAQIHRFSKRQMTFFRRMEKRGHKILWLSAENGLQENIQNIISHWNKNN, from the coding sequence ATGAGAAATGAACTGATCACCATCATAGGGCCGACGGCTTCAGGAAAAACAGCACATGCTGTGGCACTTGCTCAGGCATTAAATGGCGAAATTATTAGCGGCGATTCACGTCAGATTTATCGGAAGATGGATATTGGGACAGGGAAAGACCTGGCAGAATATGGTGATGTCGCCCACCATTTGATTGATATCCGTGATGCAGGCTATCGTTATAACCTGAGTGAATTTCAAAAGGATTTTCATGCGGCATTTCAGCAAATTATTTCACGGGCTAAATTACCGATCCTCTGTGGCGGCACAGGGCTTTATATACAGACTATTTTGGAGGGGAATGAAAATACCATTGTGTCCGTGGATGCGCAATGGCGGCAGCAAAGTGAGGCCCTGACCGACGAAGCCCTGACCGACTTGCTGAAGGGGGTGGGGGCGCCAGCGTATTTTTCAGACTGGGGGCACCGCAAGCGTACCATTAGAGCAATTGAGATTGCACGCTTTTTTCAGCAACATAATGCGCAAGAATTACCAACATGGGTAAAACCATTACCCCTCGAAAAGCAGCTGTTAGTCGGTATTGATATTCACCGTGACCTTAGAAGAAAGAAAATAACATTACGCCTTCAGAAAAGGTTAGAAGAGGGAATGATCGAAGAGGTGCAAAGCTTATTGGAGCAAGTGCCTGCTGAGGATTTGATTTACTATGGTTTGGAGTATAAATTGATTACTGAACACCTTTTGGGGGATTTGTCCTACGAGGAGATGTTTATGTCCTTAGAAGCCCAAATTCACCGTTTTTCAAAACGTCAGATGACGTTTTTCCGTAGAATGGAGAAGCGGGGGCATAAGATTTTGTGGCTAAGTGCAGAAAACGGTCTTCAAGAAAATATTCAAAACATTATTTCTCATTGGAATAAAAATAATTGA
- a CDS encoding arsenate reductase family protein produces the protein MTRKIYHLATCSTCKKILSELQLDQTVELQDIKTEQITEKQLEEMQALAGNYESLFSRRARNYAARGLKDQNLTEEDYKNLILEDYTFLKRPVTLYDGEIFIGNSKKTIEQTKVKINSQSV, from the coding sequence ATGACAAGAAAAATTTATCACTTGGCCACCTGCAGTACTTGCAAAAAAATTCTTTCCGAATTACAGTTGGACCAAACCGTTGAGCTTCAGGACATCAAAACGGAGCAAATCACCGAAAAGCAACTCGAAGAAATGCAGGCACTCGCAGGTAATTATGAATCCCTTTTCAGTCGCCGTGCCCGAAATTATGCTGCCCGCGGCCTGAAAGATCAAAACCTGACCGAAGAAGATTATAAAAACCTTATCCTTGAGGATTACACCTTTCTGAAAAGGCCTGTAACCCTTTATGATGGCGAAATTTTTATTGGCAACAGTAAAAAAACAATTGAACAGACAAAGGTTAAAATCAATTCGCAGTCGGTATAA
- a CDS encoding DUF4465 domain-containing protein, which produces MLKKAFNFMLMAAVVALSACNSSDVTPDKKITFDHLELDQAESAWYGQDESGEATGDDDLTTYHSELTADIATVNNYFHKTPAYGYWGSYAYSNQTADTSFDPEEKDKGTFFSYQFVAVGSNAGQYLVYNPGFSGLNNIEFNQSTEIKSISVNNLGVTYLSIMNGDGFAKKFEDGDWFKVTFTGLDAEGKETGAQDFYLADYRDGKTDVVSNWTNVDLSGLGAIKELKITFDGSDQGDNGLNTPKYLAIKEIAYQ; this is translated from the coding sequence ATGTTGAAAAAAGCATTTAATTTTATGCTTATGGCAGCAGTTGTTGCCCTGTCTGCCTGTAACAGTAGTGATGTTACCCCAGATAAAAAAATTACTTTTGACCATCTTGAGCTTGATCAGGCTGAATCCGCTTGGTACGGTCAGGACGAATCTGGTGAAGCTACAGGAGACGATGACCTTACCACCTACCATTCAGAATTGACTGCCGACATCGCCACTGTTAACAACTACTTCCACAAAACGCCAGCTTATGGTTATTGGGGAAGTTATGCTTATTCCAACCAAACAGCCGATACTTCTTTTGACCCAGAAGAAAAAGACAAAGGCACCTTCTTCTCTTACCAATTTGTTGCCGTTGGAAGCAATGCTGGGCAGTACTTAGTTTACAATCCAGGTTTTTCAGGTTTAAACAATATCGAATTCAATCAGTCAACCGAAATCAAATCAATATCAGTTAATAATTTAGGAGTCACCTATTTAAGCATTATGAATGGGGATGGTTTTGCTAAAAAATTCGAAGATGGAGATTGGTTCAAAGTTACCTTTACAGGTTTGGATGCTGAAGGCAAAGAAACAGGGGCACAGGATTTCTATTTAGCAGATTACCGTGATGGAAAAACCGATGTTGTTTCCAACTGGACGAATGTTGATCTTTCAGGATTAGGAGCTATCAAGGAACTAAAAATAACATTTGACGGATCTGATCAAGGTGATAATGGACTTAACACACCAAAATACTTAGCCATCAAAGAAATTGCTTATCAATAA
- a CDS encoding DUF4465 domain-containing protein translates to MLKKYLSLLSVLLLITSCDSQTNPPKTIEFNHLFLPKAESAWYGQDHLKENIQYGRKTDHTTFESGIASFDNYFITQKLFGNLTAQYDGFAYSNKTTKEFDPATINPTFNSLYELLSVSSNKGNYLIYKNSTELKKSISFSHPVKPTSITISNTGQTYLSILNGNPDPSAGKQFTKGDWLKVIFTGKNEQGETTGSQEFYLADFRSSRPYAIQKWTNVDLSALGSVNQIDISFACSDTAVYDGKTYINTPAMLSIKKIQLQ, encoded by the coding sequence ATGTTAAAAAAATATCTGTCTTTACTGTCAGTCCTCTTGTTGATCACAAGCTGCGACAGTCAGACAAATCCTCCAAAGACCATCGAATTCAATCACCTTTTTTTACCCAAGGCGGAATCCGCTTGGTATGGACAGGATCATCTCAAAGAAAACATTCAGTACGGAAGGAAAACCGACCACACCACTTTTGAGTCGGGCATTGCCTCTTTCGATAATTATTTCATCACGCAAAAACTCTTCGGTAACCTGACGGCACAATATGATGGTTTTGCCTACTCGAATAAAACCACTAAAGAATTCGACCCTGCTACGATCAATCCGACTTTCAATTCGCTATATGAGTTACTTAGTGTTTCAAGCAATAAGGGCAATTATCTGATTTACAAAAACTCCACGGAACTAAAAAAGAGCATTTCATTTAGCCATCCTGTTAAGCCTACCTCCATTACCATTTCGAATACAGGACAAACCTACCTCAGCATTTTGAATGGGAATCCTGATCCATCAGCAGGCAAGCAATTCACCAAGGGCGATTGGCTGAAAGTGATTTTTACGGGTAAGAATGAACAAGGGGAAACGACTGGAAGTCAAGAGTTCTATTTGGCAGATTTCAGGAGTAGCCGACCTTATGCCATCCAAAAATGGACGAATGTTGATCTTTCTGCATTGGGGAGTGTCAATCAAATAGACATTTCATTTGCCTGCTCAGACACCGCTGTTTATGATGGCAAAACATACATCAACACCCCGGCAATGCTTTCCATAAAAAAAATACAACTACAATAA